In Brachionichthys hirsutus isolate HB-005 chromosome 20, CSIRO-AGI_Bhir_v1, whole genome shotgun sequence, the genomic stretch CGATGATAAATTTGTACCGCACGATGGAAGTGTTTTTCTCAGCTTACCTGAATGGGATGGGTTGGGCTatggaagaaaaaaactttattagttatatttcatgtaataagatgaaatatttattataaactTCTTTAATTAGTGAGATGTCAAACCTGCTTGATTTTGAAATTTTCAAAGCTTCTGTAAGATTCCAtcagtgaaaaaataaaagacgcAGCCGGTTGCCATGACGATACAAAACGACAGCAACGGAAAACACTGAGATATTATATCTGTCTTGATGCACGGGGCGCTTTTTGAGATGAGATCAATTCAAACTCTATTTGACTTGGTGACACTAAAATGAGCCGTCTCGCCAGTAAAGCAGTTTCCCAGGATTTTCTTTCCCACAAAGAAGAAGCTTCCTAATACTCTTAGACTaacccttttttatttattccaaaaTCCACAGAATCTCTTGCGGCAAATTGAGCTTTTCATCTTCATTATTGTTGTTGGAGTGCGGAAATCAATCGTAAACTGACAAAATGGGGTGCATCTctttagaaaatgtatttttccagaTGTGCAtctcaaaaaaaaatatatatattgacgTCATATTATCTGCGGGCTTACcaaggaaaaatacattttaatgaaacATTTCTGAGGAATAAACAGTAATTGAACTGTAACTTACTCACTCGCTGACGCGCGGTGATCCAAGCCAGACAGAAGCAGGTCACAGATGACGCCAAGGCCTGCCAGTAAAGtcctcacagggggggggggggggggggcacctcacTGATTGCTTTATTACTATTCTTTCCACTGTTATTGTAAAGAGTTGGCCGACATAGCTGCCAAGTCAAACGCCAAGGACAGCTTGAGTGGTCCAGAACGAAGAACGAAGACCGCCTGACGCGTTGAGCTTCAGGGTAGCATGCCAAAGCCTCGGGTTCCCACAGTATCGAATTCAGCTCCTCTGAGTTAAACAAAATGGAGATTTgggaaatgtaacattttagaATATACAGCATTGAGAACAATTTTATAAGGACAATTATACAAGAAgaaatgtaatctttttttttgggggggggggggggggggggcaattttaCTCACTTAAAGTCATAGATGAAGGAAAGAGTTTGTTTTGAGAACAAAATACCATTTTAAGCATTCTGGGTTTTCAGGACCTTCCAAGGAAGTCACTTTTGAGTTTCTGCACATCGAACAaaacttctgtgtgtgtgtgtgtgtgtgtgtgtgttacacttACCTTACAAGGGTCCAGCgtgtttgttcttttcttctggGGGGTCACAGGAAGTTCAGAATATTTCTGTCAGTGTGCCAAGGTGCTCTCCTCAGGGGGGCAGGCTTATTTAGCGCTGCAGCAAGGAGAACAGATGAGGgatgggggatgggggggggggttcctggcCAAACCCTCCATACATCCATCCGCCGCCGGGCAGCAACGTTCAGGCAGACGTCCAGGGAGGAAATCTGAGAGGAAGCGCTGGTGTTAGTCGGCTTTGTTAAGAGGCCCAGTCGAGGCTACGTTTGTGCCACTGAAAAACACAATGAGACGGACTTTCCTTGCAATCAATCTGTCAAGAttagctttttttatttgaaaaccTATGCAGGAAACAAGGAGCTACTGTCAGGGGTTTGTATTCATCCAAATACGATTCATTGGGAATCCAAaagtgtaaaaaagaaaatccccaaTATCATCTTCAGTACTTTTGGCGGATGTGAGTTGGTGAAATGGACGGGACGGGGCAGGATGAGGTATTATGTGTATGAGCCACAACTGGGACAAGAAAGTATGgtattagcagttagcagctattAGCAGCTAACACAgagagacatttaaatgtttcataaaTACTGCAGTCAGACCATGAGACAGGAACATGAAGAAACACAACTGCAATGGTTCACCACTTGGTCCCTGCTACAAACAGATTCCCGAGTCACTATTATATAACTCAATATAAATCTCTGCAAGAGATCAAACAGTTCTGCGCagtcatttctgttttcattgaaaaaatgtatttttagcaGCATCTGGCGCTTTGCCGGCGAAGCCGCCGAAACTCATCTGTGTCAGCCGCACAGGAAGTAAAGACTTTGTTCCTGATGGACGTGTTTAATTGGGGCACCATTAGTCTCATTTTGTCTGTCTGAAAACATTCCAGCAGTAGAACTTTTCCCTTTCGCTTCACTGCAGCTCAGATTCCAATCAGAGTCGATaaggaataaaacaaagatgtcGGCAGTTACAGTAAGTGTGTGTAACCTGAAGTCTGATGATATCATGCAAGAAGTACCAAAGGCCAAAGGGGCACTTCCTGCCAACCCttccctcgggggggggggggggggggggggggggggggatgtaggGTCAATGTGGGTGGGTGGTCATGTGACGTGTGTTCCCTCGCTGGTGCTGCGAGGGATGACAAGGCATCAGATGCAATTCCTCAGGAAGTGGGAGACACAGGGCAAATGATAAATGGCAGTGTCATGCCTTGTGTGTGGAGAGAGGGTcggggtgtggtggggggggggggggggggaatccagaCATGGAAACACCTTTTCCTCCTTGGCTGACGACACGTCTCCTCTCTGTGGTAGTCCTTGGCCGGGATTTTCGTGTCGTTTAAACCGACAGTAAACTTCAGGGGGAAAGTTTGGGAAAGTTTCTCCACGTTTTGGAATCCTTGAAcactcaaatatttatttttttaacaagctCACCAAATGTAAACGCAACAAATGAATCCATCGTGATTACGCCGATTAAATTGGAATTAACTGAAATGAGTGCGAATTAAATCTGCAGGAGTTTAAACTGAGTTTTTAATTCTAATTATTCGAGTAAATGTGTTCAAAAGACTCGGTTcacttttctttgttcttttttctttttttaaccatgttATATTAATTGTTCTAGCAAACAGAGGTGCAGGCATCGAGTTCCAAAAGATCGAGAACCTCCGTCGACCTCCTTCCTTTCACCACGCACTGTACCAACAGGATAAAGACGTTGTCCTCAACATTGGGCGGCAGTTGGGCGACCTGCAATCTTTCACAGGCGGCAGGAAACGTGCGAGGCCTTCGCAGGGTCAGTCAAGGTGAAGCAGTTTCAGAAAAGTTGGAACATTAGTGCGCCGTTATCTCACAAAAGCCCGTGCAGTTAAAAAACAAGGCTGCACCGAGGATGTTGTTCGTGGCACCAACGCCAGGGTTTGTCAAAGTAACGGCATCACATGGTTTATACTGCAAAAACAcagttaaagctctgaatggggaaaacaaagaaacaaaaacagtctTCAGGCAGCATCGGATAAACTCGGCGTGGGCAACAAAGAAGGGCAACCGGGAAACTAGCCAGCCTGGCCTCTGTCACCAGGCTGACTTTGTGTTAGGCTTGCAGACGGTGCCTGGACTGAAATCATGCAGGCTTATAAACCGCTGGGCATTAATCTAGCAAAGGTCAGGATCGTAAAACTTTATCATTCACAAGTCAATTACAAGCGCTGaactgattatttttgtttctacGGTGTGAACAAAGGATTCCCTTTCCTGTACGCCTCAGTCGCATCCGCCCCACCCCATTCCATTCCATCCCAGCACACAACATAAAGAGGCCACGAATCCGCACGGAGCCCCGACCCGCCTCTCTGAGTCATCAATCAGCTTACAGCTGAGACTCATTTACATATAACAGTTTCCTCCTGTCGttcttcacacactcacacgggACCTTCTCTCTCATCTCTACCGCTTTTGGGCGGGAGCCAATCAGATGTGATTGCATTCCTTCAGATCTGCTCAACCAAAACTCCACTCCGGAAAATAAGTGTATGCAAATATGTAATGTAGCTCTTGTCACATTTTGTTCCGGTTCCCTGCAGGAACTGAATCCGGCCCTCTTGTTCTTGTTTCCTCTTGCTAATCTATAGTCATTTTCCACCCTCGAGAAAAGAATGGAAGGGGAGGCGATGTTTAACGGTAAAACGGTGACGACTGGTTTATGTTTAGCATCGATTAGACAATGCTGTCTCTACTCTGGAGTTATTATTAGGATTATTAGGAAGTTTCTCCACCTTCTGTGATTCACTGTCCCTCCTTAGAAACTTTGTCTTCGGAAGTCGGGCTGCATTTCAAATTTTACTCTGAAGTAATTGAGGAAAATACGGCAtacagttttttatttaaaaagaaaacaggcaAAAATACTCAATTGagcttctttatttttatttaactcattACTGTGTTCAAATAGGTGATTGGTGGAAAGATCAAACTAGATCGATACGTTCTACTAGATAACAAAGATAGTGCCGATTCGTCTCTGtagtctgtttttgtttataatattttataatattACATAATGGGGCGAGGCTAATGACGTAATGCGTAGCTCTGACAGCAGAGCTTAGCGAAGGGTCTGTTTAAATCAAGAGTTAAAAATGTCTATTCAAGATAATCCTGCACCCTCAGGGCAGGTTTGGCATTCATCAGGAAAGGCGGACCagacaaatgcccccccccccaacataaaaaaaacacatcaaagaactggaggacgggggggggctcattttGTTCCATTTTGCACGTGAtggctgcttggtggaggtctctCGTGTGAAAACACGGGAGGAGTCACTCATGAGGGAATGGGATTCTGCATCATCCTCTTATTGGAGTCCATGTTCCTTGTGCGTAAAAGTGCGTTCtcggtacgtgtgtgtgtgtgtgtgtgtgtgtgtgtgtgtgtgtgtgtgtgtgcgtgtgtgtgggccaGTCTCTGTGCGCGATAAGAAGTTTGGTCAAGGGGGTTGAGCAATCAGACCGGAGCTTAAACCAGTGGCCAGGATCTGACTTCCTTCCTCCACTGACccgacaaaaaagaaaaagaaaagaaaaacagtcgGAGGCTTTTATAAATGGAGACTATATTCATGGTCCAGTGTCAGTTTTGGATTGTCGAGCGCAGAGGTTTACACCAACCAGCTTCTCTAACGTCGACGTCATGATCCGATCATCGAACGCGCTCCTGGTTTGCGCgcttttcctctgctgcctggaggAAGCCGTCCTCTCTGCGCACGGACGCTGCAGCGGGAATCAATGTTTTGCGCTTTTCCAGGAGTCCGTTGACTTTCCGGGCGCGCAGAAAAGGTGCAAAGACTCGGGTGGGCGGTTGTTAACGTTCACCCCCGACAACGTTTTGACGCTTCTCCCCAGGGGACTCCGCGGTAGTTACTGGGTGGAACCGCGTAACAATGGCAGAaccgcggaggaggaggaggcaggtcTCCAGCAATGCTCCTGCGTCTCGGTGTCGATGGAACAGAACGCGACCGCGCAAAGGGAGCCGTGCAGCAAAAACCTGGACGGATTCCTGTGCCAATATGCGTCGGAGGAGCAATGCGGCGGCTTGCAGGCGGGCGGAGGGTTACAGGTGAAGTACACCGCCCCGATGGGCTTCGAGATAAGAGACTCCCGAACGTTTCCACAAGGAACCATCGCCGTGGCGGGAAAGGTTGGCGCCGGTTTCCCGGACTCCAAGCACGTGTGTTTCACGCTTGCGTGGATGAAAGCTCCGTGGACCTGCGAGGTGTTCCACGGCGGCTGCGAACACGGCTGCGACTCCACCACGCACGACTGCGTGTGTCCCGCGGGGCAGTCGCTCCATCCCAACCGGATCACGTGCGCCGCAGACCCGTGCGCCAGCTGCGCGCACGAGTGCGACAAAGGCTACCGCCGCGCGAAGGACGGGAAGGGCTGCGAGGACGTGGACGAGTGCGCGGAGGGCAACCCGTGCACGAGCGACGGGGAGGAGTGCGCGAACACCGCGGGCGACTTCGAGTGCCGGTGCGGAGACGGCttcgaggaggaggacggcgcgTGCGTGGACGTCAGCGTCTGCCAGAGGTGCGAGCACATGCTGTGCGACAAAGTCAACGGCGTGTACCGGTGCGTGTGCAGGAAGGGCTTCAGGGTGTCGCGCGCAGACAGCACCAGGTGCGAGCTGAACTGCACGGAGCGACGCTGTCCGGCGTCGTGCGTCCTCAACCCGCACGGCAACCAGCTGCACCAGTGCTTCTGCCCCGACGGCTACATCGTAGACATGGACGGCGGCGCGCCCACCTGCTACGACATCGACGAGTGCGCGCTCGAGAAGCAGTGCGATCACAGGTGCGAGAACTTCTTCGGCGGTTACAAATGTTCGTGCGACGAAGGGTTCGCGCTGCGCAAAGAGTACATGTGCGTCGCCGTccgagatgaggaagaggaaggggaggaggaggaggaggaggaggaggaggaggacgcatCGGGCTCGGCCGCTCCGCATGCAAAACCGGCCAGCATCCACCCTGCAGAGGTGCCTCCGTACATCAGGACCGGCAGCATCCTGGGCATCACCGCGTGCGCGCTGCTGGCTGTCGCGCTGCTGTTGTTCCTGATCCAACATTCGGCGAGGCGCTGCGGCAGCTTTCAGCTCCCCGCCATCAAACACTCGAACCTGGACATgttctacctgcagcaggtgcaCACAGAGACCTACAAGAGGCTGTCTCTGGACAAGCAGATTAAAAACGACGCACAAATACTGTAGTCGCGCCTGCAAGGGTGGATGCTGCCGTTCCACACTGGCACAAGGTTATAATGCCAAAAGCTGTTTGGGAAATGACTATTCAAGATatttatgatatatatatacattttttttttacaagatttGTAAAAAATGTGAACCAACCAGGAAGCAAAGGAGATGAAAGTCTATCATTCTAATGTCGTATTTTTAAACTCCAACAATCACATGCATGCTTTTTATGTCACTATGCACATCATAGTAGTAGAATGCATTGAATGTGTAATAGATTACTCTTTGGACGATACCTTTTATGTCCCCAGAAATAGAAACCAATGACTTTAGTTTTAAATTCCAATttgtcttctttattttttgtagaTAAATATCATAAATAAGATGGAGCTTTGCAAAACAAACTTCAATCTTAATGGTACTAAACAAGTATATTGTTCCAGTATTCACTGTATATTCGGGTTCACAATATTTTTTCAGCATCAGAGGAATGTCAGCTTCCTGTAAATAATAGAACATTCCACATGCAGGCTGAAACGCACTGCGTTTGTGACCTCTCTTACGTTAAGTCACAGTGAATACCTTGATGGACCATTTTCACGTGCATAAATCTGTcaatcaatcatttaaaaaaatattctgaaatgGAGCGAACTTGTTTTGGTGCCGGAGATAAACTTTGTTCCGTCTCAGATGTGAGGAAAGGCTCTGCAGAGCGTAAAGTATATAGAAACATCTTATTCTCAGCGTTTCCTGCAACAAGATAAACTTTAGCCGAGTTTGTGACACTGAATATCCTGATGTGCTGCTATAAAGTCTCTGAAATGATCCACGTCTGTATGTTGAATGTTAAGTGAGTGATAAATTAAAAGACTGAAAGCTATAAgacctgtgttgttgtttttttaattctatcAAGAGTGGACGTTAAATGAATATTCTCATGTTTCCTTGTGAATCTGAAGTAAACCTTCCTTTTAAATTCCACTTCCGTTACTGAACCACAATAACAGCTGGATCGTAAACGCTGAGCTGAAACGCGCTCGCATTTATAACGCAGTTATTCTCCCAACCTGGACTTTCCATTGCAGAGAACAGGTCTGTAATTACGCTTAACGAGCGTTCACAGAGTCTAAAACGTTATTCGTGGTAAAGATTCGTTATAacgggaataataataataataataaaaaaccgTGATGATCGTGCGTAAACGGAGAGACCGTGCGTAACGATGGAACACTGGACTTCTTGGCTGAACAGTTCGTGAAGTTGATTTGGGAGGAGCTACTGCGAACTGGGGGCGTTTTGGTAGAAGCCCCCCTTGCGTGCGCGCGGCTTTGTTACGTCCGCGCGTAAAGGCCGTGCGTCTGCctaatttggggggggggtggtccgCCGCGCAGAGAGGAGACAGtttgtgaagcagcagcactgcAGGCTGACTTGAGAGACTTCCTTCCTCCGCCGGGGCTCCAAACATGGAGTCGAGGGCTTATAAATACGCGCAAAACACTTTCTCCTCCAAACGAACCGACAAGAACTCCAGAACTTAAACCGACACAACGCGGGGTTCCGACATGAAGGGCGTTACGCGCCTGTTGCGCGTCCTGTTGACCCTCCTGATGATGGGACGAGCCGGCGGGATCGCGCCGAGCGGCGGCTACTGCGTCGGGAACCAGTGCGTCACCGTCTTCCAACATCCCAGCGACTTCCAGAGCGCAGAGGCGGCATGCGTGGAGCGAGGCGGCTACCTGGCGACGGTGCGCTCGACTGTAGCCCGCGATGTGGTTTTTATCCTGCTGGCGACCCGTCCGGGCCGGTTCTGGATCGGTTTGCACCGACCGACCGGCTGTCCGGACGCCGCCGCGGAGCTGCGAGGCTTTCGGTGGGTGACCGGAGACAACCGGAGCGACTACACCGGCTGGGCGACGACCTTCGACGGCGgctgctcctctcctcgctGCGTCTCCGTTTCAGCGGAAGACGTTGAATGGAACCCGGTTCCGtgtgttacggggagcacaaagggacaagcacaatgacgaagggttaccagcatttattacaaaatgacaggtgggaagtcactcttcactttatcccgtattgcctgccagtccccagtccaccccgaatagcaccgcactacaaggcggaagaaacccgcaacgtcaacactccaactcactgcaaacttaaaagcaacacaccacaaacccatgcactaataaaaccacacgtaaaaataggatcgggtatggtgggtattggagtgctaacgggatacaagggagggaagtgacaaaagaaaagaaaagaatgaaacaaaagaataaacaaacaaaaataaaaataggtaagagagttagtccgctcgtacaagcttacacaataaacaaaacacagatgtacgacactgagcggactaactcaaaacaaaactcgaactaaacttaatacaaaaagacagcaggcagcggcgacatgaacactgaaacaaccaaaacaaatacaacattattatttgttaaaacacatttaataagatatgcctaaaactttaaaagaccgcatacctgaggcgtcgttctcccacgcccagtcattcaacccttacgaatccgagctcaaatcactccggtcttcaacagaccctatcaaataaaacaca encodes the following:
- the LOC137909562 gene encoding thrombomodulin-like, encoding MIRSSNALLVCALFLCCLEEAVLSAHGRCSGNQCFALFQESVDFPGAQKRCKDSGGRLLTFTPDNVLTLLPRGLRGSYWVEPRNNGRTAEEEEAGLQQCSCVSVSMEQNATAQREPCSKNLDGFLCQYASEEQCGGLQAGGGLQVKYTAPMGFEIRDSRTFPQGTIAVAGKVGAGFPDSKHVCFTLAWMKAPWTCEVFHGGCEHGCDSTTHDCVCPAGQSLHPNRITCAADPCASCAHECDKGYRRAKDGKGCEDVDECAEGNPCTSDGEECANTAGDFECRCGDGFEEEDGACVDVSVCQRCEHMLCDKVNGVYRCVCRKGFRVSRADSTRCELNCTERRCPASCVLNPHGNQLHQCFCPDGYIVDMDGGAPTCYDIDECALEKQCDHRCENFFGGYKCSCDEGFALRKEYMCVAVRDEEEEGEEEEEEEEEEDASGSAAPHAKPASIHPAEVPPYIRTGSILGITACALLAVALLLFLIQHSARRCGSFQLPAIKHSNLDMFYLQQVHTETYKRLSLDKQIKNDAQIL